One segment of Brienomyrus brachyistius isolate T26 unplaced genomic scaffold, BBRACH_0.4 scaffold38, whole genome shotgun sequence DNA contains the following:
- the LOC125722420 gene encoding kelch-like protein 10: protein MMAHDMERVMMSPAFEVFNKLRLAGQLCDVVLIADGVKFNAHRVILCGCSSYFQALFATGWSDSGKREYELPGISPETLRQVIEYAYTYSVVITADNVENLLVAADYLSVLGIVQRCSDFLHEQLCLNNCIGLLKIADVYCVNELHQSAFNFILKNFKEVAISSNEFPELSLEQLSDIIEQDELNVREEDVVFEAILRWIEHEPATREAHISVLLPKIRMARMDPEYFMKIVKANDLVKGNAACRPIISDVLKMIYDLDDESPQSDFERPLIRPRLPADILLAIGGWNFRTTNWTEAYDTRADHWVDITQGQETRQSGHGSVCLNGFVYCFGGYDGHNFTDAVRRFDPVARTWQHMAPMHWRRCSVSVAVSNGFIYVMGGRLGVSPLNIVERYDPNANEWTIIQPMNEERQDASATTLNGKIYICGGSNGAQTTSTAECYDPLTGEWTLIAPMRTRRRGLGVAAYQGNIYAVGGTNGVHAVRSMEAYDPATNQWHAAPPMRQQRSYFGIAVVDGLLFVMGGSDGFEVTAKVECYDAEKGSWYRAQDMITPKRNFSCCTVPAHPRFVQYAAPRPPAPICLPGNHVLNK from the exons atgatggcacacgacatggagcgagtaATGATGTCCCCGGCTTTCGAAGTGTTCAACAAGCTtcggctggcaggacagctttgtgacgtggtcctcatcgcagacggtgttaaattcaacgcccatagagtaattctgtgtggctgtagctcctacttcca ggctctgttcgccaCTGGCTGGAGTGACtcaggaaagcgggagtacgaactcccaggcatttccccagaaacactgaggcaggtcatagagtacgcctacacgtactctgtggtcatcacagctgacaatgtggagaacctcctggtagctgctgattatctcagtgtcttgggcatcgtgcagcgctgcagtgatttcctgcatgagcagctctgcctcaacaactgcattggccttcttaaaatcgccgatgtctactgcgtaaacgagctgcaccagtctgcattcaacttcatcttgaaaaatttcaaggaggttgccatcagctcaaacgagttcccagaactaagtcttgaacaactttctgacatcatagagcaggatgagcttaatgtcagagaagaggatgtggtgtttgaggccatcctccgttggatcgagcacgagcctgccacccgagaggcccacatttcagtcctattgcccaag attcggatggctcgtatggatccggagtACTTCATGAAAATCGTCAAAGCTAACGATCTGGTGAAGGGcaatgcggcgtgcaggccaattatcaGTGATGTACTGAAGATGATATATGATCTCGACGATGAAAGTCCACAAtctgactttgaaaggccaCTGATTCGCCCGCGCCTACCCGCTGACATTTTattggccattggtggctggAATTTCCGCACAACCAATTGGACTGAAGCCTATGACACCCGGGCTGACCACTGGGTCGATATAACACAGGGGCAGGAGACTCGCCAGTCCGGCCatggcagtgtgtgtttaaatggcttcgtgtattgttttgggggttaTGATGGCCATAATTTCACCGATGCTGTGCGCAGATTTGACCCCGTCGCACggacatggcagcacatggccCCGATGCACTGGCGCCGCTGTAGTGTCAGCGTGGCCGTAAGTAACGGCTTCATCTATGTGATGGGTGGCCGTTTAGGCGTGTCGCCTCTGAATATCGTAGAGCGATATGACCCAAATGCCAACGAGTGGACCATCATCCAGCCCATGAACGAggagcgacaggatgccagtgccaccaccctgaatggaaag atatatatttgtgggggtagcaatggagctcagaccacttccactgcggagtgctatgatcctctcacgggcgaatggaccttgatcgctcccatgcgcactcgccgacgtggccttggagttgcggcatatcagggaaacatctatgcg GTGGGCGGTACCAACGGGGTTCATGCAGTGCGGAGTATGGAGGCTTATGACCCTGCAACTAACCAGTGGCACGCTGCGCCTCCCATGAGACAACAAAGGAGCTAtttcggcatcgcagtggtggacggcttgctgtttgTAATGGGAGGCTCCGATGGGTTCGAAGTCACTGCAAAGGTGGAATGTTATGatgcagagaaaggcagctggtaccgtgcgcaggacatgattacgcctaagaggaacttcagctgctgcacagtgcctgcgcacccccgcttcgtacagtacgctgcacctcgcccacctgcccccatctgcctgcctg GTAACCACGTGCTCAACAAGTAG
- the LOC125722412 gene encoding kelch-like protein 10, protein GWSDSGKREYQLPGISPETLRQVIEYAYTYSVVITADNVENLLAAADYLSVLGIVQRCCDFLHEQLCLQNCIGLLKTADGYGLNELHQSVFSFILKNFKEVASISEEFIDLSLQELCDIIEKDELNVKQEDAVFEAILQWIEHEPATREAHISVLLPKVRMARMDPAYFMKIVKANDLVKANAACRPIISH, encoded by the exons ggctggagtgattcaggaaagcgagagtaccaactcccaggcatttccccagaaacactgaggcaggtcatagagtacgcctacacgtactctgtggtcatcacagctgacaatgtggagaacctcctggcagctgctgattatctcagtgtcctgggcatcgtgcagcgctgctgtgatttcctgcatgagcagctctgccttcagaactgcattGGCCTTTTAAAAACTGCCGATGGTTACGGCCTCaacgagctgcaccagtctgttTTCAGCTTTATCCTTaagaacttcaaggaggttgccaGCATCTCAGAGGAGTTCATAGATCTGTCCCTGCAAGAACTTTGCGACATTATTGAGAAGGATGAGCTGAATGTGAAACAGGAAGATGCGGTGTTTGAGGCCATCCTCCagtggatcgagcacgagcctgccacccgagaggcccacatttcagttctgttgcccaag gttcgcatggctcgtatggatccggcGTACTTTATGAAGATCGTCAAAGCTAACGATCTggtgaaggccaatgcggcgtgcaggccaattatca gccactga
- the LOC125722425 gene encoding basic proline-rich protein-like — protein sequence MKQTRRRPGTQTARGPPGHGSPRRTTAGRIAAPHPEKGRGELRREAIRQPPCRSPRGPWRRARRLHWRPAPPRQTRPWAQRSKGPPTPQQGPDRARRAKSRQATAEGEPAPTRAPSPGHREPPTHQRPGAPSTGRECGGGE from the coding sequence atgaagcagacacggaggaggcccggaaCCCAGAccgccagaggccccccagggcatgggagcccccggaggaccaccgcagggagaatagcagcccctcacccagaaaagggcagaggagagctccggagggaggccatccggcagccaccgtgcaggagccccagggggccgtggcggcgagcccgcaggctccactggcggccggccccaccacggcaaaccaggccctgggcccagagatccaagggcccccctaccccccagcaagggcccgacagagccaggagggccaaatcccgccaggcaaccgccgagggcgagccagcacccacccgagcacccagccccggacatcgagaaccaccaacgcaccagcggccgggggccccatccaccggcagggagtgtggcgggggggaatag